Proteins found in one Desulfuromonadales bacterium genomic segment:
- a CDS encoding cytochrome C → MRRWMAAGVLLAVTAAAALATEGPTVAMGQTLFESTALGSNGKSCASCHPGGKGLAEVGAYDDPMLKEMINFCIRDALKGRMLALESQELDSMLLYLRTLPPK, encoded by the coding sequence ATGAGGCGATGGATGGCCGCGGGAGTTCTGCTGGCCGTGACGGCGGCAGCGGCGTTGGCGACGGAAGGACCGACGGTGGCGATGGGGCAGACGCTCTTCGAGTCGACCGCCCTGGGGAGCAACGGCAAGAGCTGTGCGAGCTGTCACCCGGGTGGCAAGGGACTGGCCGAGGTCGGCGCCTACGACGACCCGATGCTGAAGGAGATGATCAACTTCTGCATCCGCGATGCGCTGAAAGGAAGGATGCTGGCGCTGGAATCCCAGGAACTCGACTCGATGCTTCTCTACCTGCGCACCCTGCCGCCGAAGTAG